In the Oligoflexus sp. genome, GAACCTTTACATTGCCGATCAGAAAGTGATCGACAATGACGGCGTTCATCCCGTGCTGGAAAAAAGTGGAAGCGCGAGCCTGAAAGCGGGTGATGTGAACTTCCGCGTCAGCTACTTCCAGGGCCCGCGTTTCGATATCGCTTTGGAGCTGATGTGGAAAGGTCCGAACGATACCGATTTCACGTATATACCCAAAGCGTTGTTCAAGCGGCCCGTGAAGTAAGATATTCCCTGCTTCCTAGACTCTAAATCGAAACGAGGGCAAGAGAAAAGTAGGAAATGACTTTGGACGACAACCGTACGAATCGTCATTTTGGATAATGGTCTTGCTCTCTTTTGCTGCAGGTCATGTGCCCGATCTGAAAAATATACGCTGATATAATCCTTTCCCAGCAAGGGTTTTCGTGGAAAGAGCGGAAAAGCATTCCGCTATTTTTTGAAGCCTTCATCACCGTTCGCGTAACTTCCCATCGGTATGAAATCAAAAGTTCATCGCGCGACTTCATTCGCTCATCATGACGATTGCGTTTGCGTTCGCCCTGCACAAGTCGTTGAAATCCCTTTGCTCGTGCGCACGCAAAAAGGTATCAATCACTGGGCCCTTGGTTTCATTGAGGGCGAACGATGGGGGAAAAACGTGGAAATTGTGAGTGGAGATAAACCTGAGATGGAGACTTTGGATTCGGCCTATATGCGCGTCCTGAATAGCAGTACGCTGTTGAAAATGATCTGGCGCGATCGAGAGATTTCGCGAGCCGACATTTCGCAAAGAACGGGCATGAGTCGTTCGACCGTCTCCACCATCGTCGCCGATCTTATTCGTCGTGGGCTCGTAACCGAGACGGGAACAGGGCATTCCAATGGTGGTCGTCGCCCGG is a window encoding:
- a CDS encoding winged helix-turn-helix domain-containing protein is translated as MEIVSGDKPEMETLDSAYMRVLNSSTLLKMIWRDREISRADISQRTGMSRSTVSTIVADLIRRGLVTETGTGHSNGGRRP